The following are from one region of the Vanessa atalanta chromosome 5, ilVanAtal1.2, whole genome shotgun sequence genome:
- the LOC125064435 gene encoding calcium uptake protein 1 homolog, mitochondrial-like isoform X1 encodes MYSRLLKIPKEISAVRNVQHIGEIAKSITPITTRVQRIHNDTTNNNYDRFQKYSNKYVLYSLVVGVVGYTSYKIWLQYQVFPAITAAEDVAKTDSENEVETRKKRYRKEKIGFRDRKIIEYENRMRAYSTPDKIFRYFATVKLTYGENTEVFMTPDDFLRAITPGMKQPDGLGLDQYRRYDPKNIDETISHRLNLDLDEDSIFYKLGSSGLITFSDYIFLLTVLSTSRRHFEIAFRMFDLNGDGDVDCEEFEKVAALIRQQSSIGSRHRDHANTGNTFKGINSALTTYFFGPKLNEKLTIEKFLDFQQQLQKEILSLEFQRKQPDENGRITEADFAELLLAYAGYPAKKKARMLKRVKKMFRDHGVGVTRDDYLQFFHLLNNINDVDTALTFYHIAGASIDPPTLRHVARTVARVALQPHLVRVVFTIFDENLDGQLSNREFVAVMKNRLLRGLEKPKDTGFVKLMHSLIKCARDTKPALLDF; translated from the exons ATGTATTCTCGACTTCTTAAAATACCTAAAGAAATATCAGCCGTGCGCAACGTTCAACACATCGGCGAAATTGCTAAGTCTATTACGCCAATAACCACTCGCGTACAAAGAATTCATAACGATACgacaaacaataattatgaccgttttcaaaaatattctaataaatatgttttatactcACTAGTTGTAGGCGTTGTGGGATATACGTCTTATAAAATATG GTTGCAATACCAAGTATTTCCAGCTATAACTGCAGCTGAAGACGTTGCTAAAACAGACTCAGAGAATGAAGttgaaacaagaaaaaaaagatacagAAAAGAAAAAATTGGATTCAGGGACAGAAAG ATAATTGAGTATGAAAATCGTATGAGAGCTTATTCGACTCCTGACAAAATATTCAGATATTTTGCGACTGTTAAGTTAACATATGGAGAAAATACTGAAGTATTTATGACACCCGATGACTTTTTAAGAGCTATAACGCCTGGCATGAAGCAGCCTGAtg GCTTAGGACTCGATCAGTACAGAAGATATGATCCAAAA AACATCGATGAG ACCATAAGTCACCGACTCAACTTGGATTTAGACGAGGATTCGATATTCTACAAGCTGGGATCTTCCGGCCTCATCACCTTCAGCGATTACATCTTCTTGCTGACGGTGCTATCGA CATCGCGTCGACACTTCGAAATCGCGTTCCGCATGTTCGACCTGAACGGCGACGGCGACGTGGACTGCGAGGAGTTCGAGAAGGTGGCCGCGCTCATCCGCCAGCAGAGCAGCATCGGCTCGCGCCACCGCGACCACGCCAACACCGGCAACACCTTCAAG ggCATAAACTCGGCGCTGACAACTTACTTCTTTGGTCCCAAGCTCAACGAAAAATTGACAATTGAAAAGTTTCTAGACTTCCAACAACAACTACAGAAGGAGATTTTATCCCTCGAATTTCAAAGAAAACAGCCAG ATGAAAACGGACGGATCACCGAGGCGGACTTCGCAGAGCTGCTCCTGGCGTACGCCGGCTACCCCGCCAAGAAGAAAGCCAGGATGCTCAAACGCGTCAAAAAAAT GTTCCGCGACCACGGCGTGGGCGTGACGCGCGACGACTACCTGCAGTTCTTCCACCTGCTGAACAACATCAACGACGTGGACACGGCGCTGACGTTCTACCACATCGCGGGCGCGTCCATCGACCCGCCCACGCTGCGCCACGTGGCGCGCACCGTGGCGCGCGTGGCGCTGCAGCCGCACCTCGTGCGCGTCGTCTTCACCATCTTCGACGAGAACC TGGACGGGCAGCTGAGCAACAGGGAATTCGTCGCAGTGATGAAGAACCGGCTGCTCCGGGGCCTGGAGAAGCCGAAAGATACGGGGTTCGTGAAGCTCATGCATTCGCTGATCAAGTGCGCCCGGGACACGAAGCCGGCGCTGCTCGACTTTTGA
- the LOC125064435 gene encoding calcium uptake protein 1 homolog, mitochondrial-like isoform X2 encodes MYSRLLKIPKEISAVRNVQHIGEIAKSITPITTRVQRIHNDTTNNNYDRFQKYSNKYVLYSLVVGVVGYTSYKIWLQYQVFPAITAAEDVAKTDSENEVETRKKRYRKEKIGFRDRKIIEYENRMRAYSTPDKIFRYFATVKLTYGENTEVFMTPDDFLRAITPGMKQPDGLGLDQYRRYDPKTISHRLNLDLDEDSIFYKLGSSGLITFSDYIFLLTVLSTSRRHFEIAFRMFDLNGDGDVDCEEFEKVAALIRQQSSIGSRHRDHANTGNTFKGINSALTTYFFGPKLNEKLTIEKFLDFQQQLQKEILSLEFQRKQPDENGRITEADFAELLLAYAGYPAKKKARMLKRVKKMFRDHGVGVTRDDYLQFFHLLNNINDVDTALTFYHIAGASIDPPTLRHVARTVARVALQPHLVRVVFTIFDENLDGQLSNREFVAVMKNRLLRGLEKPKDTGFVKLMHSLIKCARDTKPALLDF; translated from the exons ATGTATTCTCGACTTCTTAAAATACCTAAAGAAATATCAGCCGTGCGCAACGTTCAACACATCGGCGAAATTGCTAAGTCTATTACGCCAATAACCACTCGCGTACAAAGAATTCATAACGATACgacaaacaataattatgaccgttttcaaaaatattctaataaatatgttttatactcACTAGTTGTAGGCGTTGTGGGATATACGTCTTATAAAATATG GTTGCAATACCAAGTATTTCCAGCTATAACTGCAGCTGAAGACGTTGCTAAAACAGACTCAGAGAATGAAGttgaaacaagaaaaaaaagatacagAAAAGAAAAAATTGGATTCAGGGACAGAAAG ATAATTGAGTATGAAAATCGTATGAGAGCTTATTCGACTCCTGACAAAATATTCAGATATTTTGCGACTGTTAAGTTAACATATGGAGAAAATACTGAAGTATTTATGACACCCGATGACTTTTTAAGAGCTATAACGCCTGGCATGAAGCAGCCTGAtg GCTTAGGACTCGATCAGTACAGAAGATATGATCCAAAA ACCATAAGTCACCGACTCAACTTGGATTTAGACGAGGATTCGATATTCTACAAGCTGGGATCTTCCGGCCTCATCACCTTCAGCGATTACATCTTCTTGCTGACGGTGCTATCGA CATCGCGTCGACACTTCGAAATCGCGTTCCGCATGTTCGACCTGAACGGCGACGGCGACGTGGACTGCGAGGAGTTCGAGAAGGTGGCCGCGCTCATCCGCCAGCAGAGCAGCATCGGCTCGCGCCACCGCGACCACGCCAACACCGGCAACACCTTCAAG ggCATAAACTCGGCGCTGACAACTTACTTCTTTGGTCCCAAGCTCAACGAAAAATTGACAATTGAAAAGTTTCTAGACTTCCAACAACAACTACAGAAGGAGATTTTATCCCTCGAATTTCAAAGAAAACAGCCAG ATGAAAACGGACGGATCACCGAGGCGGACTTCGCAGAGCTGCTCCTGGCGTACGCCGGCTACCCCGCCAAGAAGAAAGCCAGGATGCTCAAACGCGTCAAAAAAAT GTTCCGCGACCACGGCGTGGGCGTGACGCGCGACGACTACCTGCAGTTCTTCCACCTGCTGAACAACATCAACGACGTGGACACGGCGCTGACGTTCTACCACATCGCGGGCGCGTCCATCGACCCGCCCACGCTGCGCCACGTGGCGCGCACCGTGGCGCGCGTGGCGCTGCAGCCGCACCTCGTGCGCGTCGTCTTCACCATCTTCGACGAGAACC TGGACGGGCAGCTGAGCAACAGGGAATTCGTCGCAGTGATGAAGAACCGGCTGCTCCGGGGCCTGGAGAAGCCGAAAGATACGGGGTTCGTGAAGCTCATGCATTCGCTGATCAAGTGCGCCCGGGACACGAAGCCGGCGCTGCTCGACTTTTGA
- the LOC125064437 gene encoding carbohydrate sulfotransferase 11 isoform X2, translating to MIFPSKRLRSRIKTKAFPCLRCGAKTLTFLFWATLYIVVMKMTLLKSSGNQTPRDWSIPDNYTKWLLQGPVLGDDNESDATDNDWLEPDNATVIELEKRVVRAQEVCRQRSLQTQDINSKEFFVDHAHNIVWCNIFKAASSSWLYNFNILAGYDKKFLARTRHTPLTLARKKFPRPSEEELRDTITTPGVISLLVVREPFVRLLSAYRDKLENITPPYYRKLARKIVAEHREAATKVLGPIKSFGPTFREFVAYLIARHSSDPAPFDEHWAPYHKFCTPCAVNFTVIAKVETLSRDSSFVVQRLGLGHVLRRVRGRRTRLRTVMNKSRDGRDTAALRSHYFGQLDAHMLGELLEIYGIDFDMFGYDADIYRRYVRK from the exons ATGATATTCCCTTCGAAACGACTCCGTTCGCGGATAAAAACAAAGGCTTTCCCGTGCCTGCGATGCGGCGCAAAAACATTAACGTTCCTGTTTTGGGCGACACTTTATATTGTTGTCATGAAAATGACTTTATTAAAGAGCAGCGGCAACCAGACGCCGAGGGACTGGTCGATACCTGACAATTACACCAAGTGGCTG TTGCAGGGCCCGGTCTTAGGGGACGATAACGAATCAGATGCGACCGACAACGACTGGCTTGAGCCCGACAATGCCACCGTTATCGAATTGGAGAAACGGGTTGTCAGGGCTCAAGAGGTCTGCCGACAACGATCCCTTCAAACGCAAGATATAAACAGCAAGGAGTTCTTCGTGGATCACGCTCATAATATTGTTTGGTGTAACATATTTAAGGCGGCCAGCTCGTCGTGGTtgtacaatttcaatattttag CTGGCTACGACAAGAAGTTTCTCGCCAGAACGAGACATACGCCTCTAACATTAGCCCGAAAGAAGTTCCCGAGGCCGAGTGAAGAGGAACTCAGAGATACAATAACGACGCCCGGCGTCATCTCGCTGCTGGTGGTGCGAGAGCCATTCGTTCGGTTGTTGTCGGCATACCGGGACAAGTTGGAGAACATAACACCGCCGTATTACAGAAAATTGGCGCGAAAAATCGTGGCGGAACACAGGGAGGCGGCGACGAAAGTCTTGGGGCCGATCAAATCGTTCGGGCCGACGTTTCGCGAGTTCGTCGCGTACCTCATAGCGAGGCACTCGTCGGACCCGGCGCCGTTCGACGAGCACTGGGCGCCCTACCACAAGTTCTGCACGCCGTGCGCCGTCAACTTCACGGTCATCGCCAAGGTGGAGACGCTGTCGCGGGACTCGTCGTTCGTGGTGCAGCGCCTCGGGCTGGGCCACGTGCTGCGGCGCGTCCGCGGCCGCCGCACGCGCCTGCGCACCGTCATGAACAAGTCCCGCGACGGCAGGGACACCGCCGCGCTGCGGAGCCACTACTTCGGCCAGCTCGACGCCCACATGCTCGGCGAGCTCTTGGAAATATACGGCATCGACTTCGACATGTTCGGATATGACGCAGATATTTATCGCCGTTATGTAAGGAAATAA
- the LOC125064437 gene encoding carbohydrate sulfotransferase 11 isoform X1 has product MIFPSKRLRSRIKTKAFPCLRCGAKTLTFLFWATLYIVVMKMTLLKSSGNQTPRDWSIPDNYTKWLVNEQYTRVWCHYTCCLSVDVSMLKHNTQLQGPVLGDDNESDATDNDWLEPDNATVIELEKRVVRAQEVCRQRSLQTQDINSKEFFVDHAHNIVWCNIFKAASSSWLYNFNILAGYDKKFLARTRHTPLTLARKKFPRPSEEELRDTITTPGVISLLVVREPFVRLLSAYRDKLENITPPYYRKLARKIVAEHREAATKVLGPIKSFGPTFREFVAYLIARHSSDPAPFDEHWAPYHKFCTPCAVNFTVIAKVETLSRDSSFVVQRLGLGHVLRRVRGRRTRLRTVMNKSRDGRDTAALRSHYFGQLDAHMLGELLEIYGIDFDMFGYDADIYRRYVRK; this is encoded by the exons ATGATATTCCCTTCGAAACGACTCCGTTCGCGGATAAAAACAAAGGCTTTCCCGTGCCTGCGATGCGGCGCAAAAACATTAACGTTCCTGTTTTGGGCGACACTTTATATTGTTGTCATGAAAATGACTTTATTAAAGAGCAGCGGCAACCAGACGCCGAGGGACTGGTCGATACCTGACAATTACACCAAGTGGCTGGTAAACGAACAATATACTCGTGTGTGGTGTCATTATACGTGTTGTCTTTCAGTTGACGTTTCGATGCTTAAACACAATACACAGTTGCAGGGCCCGGTCTTAGGGGACGATAACGAATCAGATGCGACCGACAACGACTGGCTTGAGCCCGACAATGCCACCGTTATCGAATTGGAGAAACGGGTTGTCAGGGCTCAAGAGGTCTGCCGACAACGATCCCTTCAAACGCAAGATATAAACAGCAAGGAGTTCTTCGTGGATCACGCTCATAATATTGTTTGGTGTAACATATTTAAGGCGGCCAGCTCGTCGTGGTtgtacaatttcaatattttag CTGGCTACGACAAGAAGTTTCTCGCCAGAACGAGACATACGCCTCTAACATTAGCCCGAAAGAAGTTCCCGAGGCCGAGTGAAGAGGAACTCAGAGATACAATAACGACGCCCGGCGTCATCTCGCTGCTGGTGGTGCGAGAGCCATTCGTTCGGTTGTTGTCGGCATACCGGGACAAGTTGGAGAACATAACACCGCCGTATTACAGAAAATTGGCGCGAAAAATCGTGGCGGAACACAGGGAGGCGGCGACGAAAGTCTTGGGGCCGATCAAATCGTTCGGGCCGACGTTTCGCGAGTTCGTCGCGTACCTCATAGCGAGGCACTCGTCGGACCCGGCGCCGTTCGACGAGCACTGGGCGCCCTACCACAAGTTCTGCACGCCGTGCGCCGTCAACTTCACGGTCATCGCCAAGGTGGAGACGCTGTCGCGGGACTCGTCGTTCGTGGTGCAGCGCCTCGGGCTGGGCCACGTGCTGCGGCGCGTCCGCGGCCGCCGCACGCGCCTGCGCACCGTCATGAACAAGTCCCGCGACGGCAGGGACACCGCCGCGCTGCGGAGCCACTACTTCGGCCAGCTCGACGCCCACATGCTCGGCGAGCTCTTGGAAATATACGGCATCGACTTCGACATGTTCGGATATGACGCAGATATTTATCGCCGTTATGTAAGGAAATAA